In the genome of Anaerolineaceae bacterium oral taxon 439, the window GCTACGATAAGGCGCATTACGCCGCGGCGCAGCTCGACCGCTTAGCCGGCTATCGCGTCCTGAATACGGAACCTTTCTTCCATGAATTCGTCCTGCAATGCCCAAGGCCGGTCGAAAGCATCAACCAATGCCTTCTGGATCAGGAGATCATCGGCGGATACGACCTGAGCGGCGTATCGCCGGAGCTCGGGAACGCAATGCTGATCGCGGTGACCGAAACGACGTCGAAGGAAGATATCGACGACTTTTGCCATGCGCTGAAGCTGGAGGCCGATCATGTTCATGAATAACGAAAAAACGATCTTTGAGCTATCGGTCCCCGGCCGGAAAGGCTTCCAATTCCCCGACGCGGACGTTCCCGAAACGGAACTCCCCGCCGGTCTGGTCCGCGAAACGCTGCCGATGCCCGAGCTGTCCGAGCTGGACGTCGTCCGGCATTATACCCGGCTGTCCCGGCTCAACTACTCGGTCGACAGCGGTTTTTACCCGCTCGGTTCGTGCACGATGAAATATAATCCCAAAGTCTGCGAAAAGGTCGCGGCCAGCGCGAGCTTCAGCCAGCTTCACCCGCTCCAGCCGATCGAAACGGTTCAGGGCGCGCTCGTCATCCTCTACGAGATGCAGACGATTCTCAGCGAAATCGGCGGCATGGCGGCCGGATCGCTTACGCCGGCGGCCGGCGCGCAGTCTGAATTCTGCGGAATCAAGATGATCGCCGCCTGCCTCCGGGCCCGCGGCCAGACGCAGCGAAAAGTCATGCTCATCCCGGACAGCGCGCATGGAACCAATCCGGCGTCGTCGGTCATGAGCGGCTTCGAATGCCGCCCGGTCAGGACGAACGAACGCGGGAATATCGACCTTGACGACCTCTCTCAGCATCTCAACGATCAGCTCGCCGGAATCATGATTACCAACCCGAATACGCTCGGACTTTTCGACGAGAATATCCTCGAAGTCACGAAGCGCGTCCATGACGCCGGCGGTCTCGTTTACGGCGATGGCGCGAACATGAACGCGCTCCTCGGAATCGCCAAGCCGGCGAGCCTGGGGATCGACGTCATGCACTACAACCTGCATAAAACCTTCGGAACGCCTCATGGCGGCGGCGGCCCCGGCGCGGGCGCGGTCTGCTGCGTCGCGGAGTTAGCCGATTACCTTCCGGGACCCATCGCGGCGATCATTGAAGAAGGCGAAGACGGCGAACCGCCGCTCTACGGACTGATCCAGCCGAAGAAATCGATCGGGATGGTCCGCGCGTTCTGGGGCCATTTCGCGATCATCCTGCGCGCGTACGCCTATTGCATGATGCTGGGACGGTCGGGACTTCGCGAGGTCGGCGAAACCGCGACGCTGAACGCGAATTACCTGATGCATGCGCTGAAAGGTCTTTACCCGCTCCCGTACGACCGTACCTGCATGCATGAGTTTGTCCTCGACGTCAAATGGAAAGACGCGCCGGAAATCCGCGCGTTCGACGTCGCCAAGCGCATGATGGATTACGGGCTGCATCCGCCGACCTATTACTTCCCGCTGATCGTGCATGAAGCGCTGATGATCGAGCCGACCGAGACCGAAAGCAAAGAAACCCTCGACGCGTTTATCGACGTCATGCGCAGGATCGCCGAAGAAGCGCGGACGAATCCCGCCCTGCTGACCGGCGCGCCAAAAGAGACCCCGTTCGGACGCCTGGACGAGGTCAGGGCGGCGAAGGATTTAAAAATCGTCGCGTAATTATGGAAAATGATCTTTTGAAAGGATAACAAAACTGAAAATGACTGATTATATATCGATTGAGACCGGATTAACGCTGACGGCGAAAACGGCGGACAGCGCCGCGCTCGTCGTAACCCTCGACCTGAGCGACGCGGACCCGTTCCTCAGCGAACGCGGCGCTTATCGCATGAACGAAAAGAAACTGATCTTCGGCTCAGGGAAGAAACGGACCCCGTCCGCGATCCGGAACCTCGGCGGCGACGTCGTCCGTCGGCTCGTCAAGGCGAAAATCGACGACGCCGCGATCGAATTCCCTGAGGGGATGACCGAGGCGGAAATCGGGGCATTCCTCGAAGGCCTTCTCCTCGGCGCGTTCGCGTTCGAACGCTATAAAGACGAGAAAACGGCCGGGGCCGTCCGCGTTTCGGTCGATCCGAAATTCGCGGCGCTCGTCGCCGAGAAGAACGCGCTCTGCGCCGCGGTTAACATGGCGCGGGACTGGGCGCATGAACCCGCGTCGGTCGTTAACCCGCTGACGCTCGCCGAACGCGCTAAAGCTTTAGCCGACCGGTACGGACTTGAATTAAAAGTCATGACCGACGAAGAGCTGCGCGCGATGGGCGCGGGCGCGATCGTCGCCGTCGGGCAGGGCAGCAAGACGCCCTCCCGGCTGATCACGCTGACGTACAGGGGGAACCGCAAAGACGATCCGGTCGTCCTCGTCGGAAAAGCGATCACGTTCGATTCCGGCGGCTACTCGATTAAACCGACCGACTCGATGGTCGGGATGAAATACGATAAATGCGGCGCGATGGCGGTCCTGGGAACGCTCCGCGCGGCGGCGGAGCTCAAGATCGACCAGCCGATCGTCGGCGTCATCTGCTCCGCGGAGAACATGCTCAGCCGCGATTCCTATCGCCCGGACGATATCCTGACGTCGCTGTCGGGAAAAACGATTGAAGTCATTTCGACCGACGCCGAGGGCCGCCTCGTTCTCGCCGACGGCCTCACGTACGCGCAGCGGACCTTCAAGCCGAAAGCCATGGTTGATCTGGCGACGCTGACCGGCGGCGTTTTCGTCGCGCTCGGCCGCGTCCGCGCCGGATTGATGAGCAATCGGGATGAGCTCGCGAACGCGCTCTTCGCCGCCGGCGAACGCACGGACGAACGTCTGTGGCGAATGCCGCTGGACGAGGAATACCGCGAGCTGATCAAGGGAAAAGACGCCGATATCAAGAACTCCGGCGGACGCGGCGCTTCGACGATCGTCGGCGGCATGTTCCTCAAAGAGTTCGTCTCGGACGACGTCCCCTGGGCCCACCTGGATATCGCCGCCGTCGCCGACTCGAGTGACGGAAATCCGATCTGTCAGCCCGGAGGAACCGGCTTCGGCGTCCGGCTGCTCGTCGATTGGATCCAATCGTTATAACCGCGCTTATCCGCGAACGAAATCTGAAGCCGTGCGAAACCGTCCTGGTTTTGCGCGGCTTCATGAAAATCAGCTTTCAAGGCGTGCAGTGCGCCGGAATGAGGGTATGAGGCTAAATTGGCGGGATTATTCGGTTTTCTGACCGGCGTCGTCGTTACGCTGGCGAATCTGGTTAACGCGAACTTATTCGGAATTTTTGGAAATTCGCTGGCGACGGCCCTGATTCATTTTTGCGGACTGCTGATCATGACGTGCGTTTGTCTGGTCCGTTTTGAACGGTTCCGGATCCCGAAGACCCCGCTTTGGATCTGGGGAGCGGGACTGATCGGAATCGTGACGATCTTTTTCTCGAACATTGCCTTTTCAAACCTCAATATGACGCTGGCGACGGCGGCGGTTCTCGCCGGGCAGGTTACGTGCGGACTGATTTTCGACGCGACCGGGTTCATGGGATCGCGGAAGATCCCGATCGGCAACCGCCAGCTGATCAGTCTGGGGCTGATCCTGACAGGAATGACAGCGATGGTCCTATGGCAGTAAGCTTAACGCTCGCGTTCCTTTCCGGCTTTACGATCCTCCTGTCGCGGACGCTTAACGCACGCCTGAGCTCCCATATCGGCATGAAGCATACCATCCTGATCAATTACCTGGCAGGGACGATCGGCGCACTGATCGTTTTCGCTATCGGAGGCGGACGGATCCCAACCTTCGATCGTCCGCTGACGCTGGCGGACGCGCCTTCGTTTCTGGGCGGTCTGGCGGGGATTATCGTCGTCGGAACCAGCGCGTTTCTCGTTCCGCGGCTTCCGGCGTATGTCCTGACGTTAGCTATTTTCCTGGGCCAGCTTTTCAGCGGTATGGCGATCGATCTCCTTCGCGAGGGGAGGACGCCGATCGGAAAAATCGTCGGATTCGCGCTGATTCTTGCCGGGCTCCTCGTCAGCTTCCCCGGCAAACGAGCCGACGCGAAGCTTCCGGACGAAACGGGACCGACCGCATGAGCCGGAGAATCCGCACGCTTCAGTTCGCTTTAGCCGTATCGCTGCTGCCGCTGATCGCGGGCGCGCTGGCTCCGAACCCGGTTTGGCGCCAATGGGGCGACGCGGCCACGGAGGACGGGAAGTTAGAGCTGCTGACCGAACCGCTGATTTCAGCGCTGCGGATCGGCTCTGGAATCCTCGGATTTTTTTTCGCCGTTCTGATCGCGCTGCTGAGCCGGTTCCCGAAACGCGCGTCCGAATTCCTGTCCGGACGAAAAGACGCGCTCGCCGCCTGGCCGGGCGCCTTTGCCGCTGACACACGTGCCTTTACCGAGCGCAGCCGGAGCTTCCTGAGAATCGACGATCGGACGGTCCGAATCGGATTCGTCCTGATCTGGATCACTGGGATCTCGCTGCGCGGCGCGCTGCTGAACCGTCCAA includes:
- a CDS encoding glycine dehydrogenase (aminomethyl-transferring) — its product is MNNEKTIFELSVPGRKGFQFPDADVPETELPAGLVRETLPMPELSELDVVRHYTRLSRLNYSVDSGFYPLGSCTMKYNPKVCEKVAASASFSQLHPLQPIETVQGALVILYEMQTILSEIGGMAAGSLTPAAGAQSEFCGIKMIAACLRARGQTQRKVMLIPDSAHGTNPASSVMSGFECRPVRTNERGNIDLDDLSQHLNDQLAGIMITNPNTLGLFDENILEVTKRVHDAGGLVYGDGANMNALLGIAKPASLGIDVMHYNLHKTFGTPHGGGGPGAGAVCCVAELADYLPGPIAAIIEEGEDGEPPLYGLIQPKKSIGMVRAFWGHFAIILRAYAYCMMLGRSGLREVGETATLNANYLMHALKGLYPLPYDRTCMHEFVLDVKWKDAPEIRAFDVAKRMMDYGLHPPTYYFPLIVHEALMIEPTETESKETLDAFIDVMRRIAEEARTNPALLTGAPKETPFGRLDEVRAAKDLKIVA